A genomic window from Sanguibacter antarcticus includes:
- the hisC gene encoding histidinol-phosphate transaminase, protein MSSRRVPLRPAISALPVYVPGARPKVGAAAYKLSSNENPYPPLPSVLAAIIDAASDVNRYPDMFATELTETIGAELTQTLSPEAHDAKGDITAAQVVVGNGSVAVLSHVLEAVVDAGDEVVYPWRSFEAYPIVVSVAGGISVQVPLAEHGRLDLDAMAAAVTERTRVVMVCTPNNPTGTSVTQTDLLAFLAKVPSDVLVIVDEAYLEFVRSDDAVDGLAALAAHSNVVVLRTFSKAYGLAGLRVGYAVARPRLAAGIRAASTPFGVSHVAQQAALASIRAKDELLRRVDSLVEERARMLDGLRAQGWDLVDTEANFVWLPLGERTAACAVEASDAGVIVRPFAGEGIRVSVGETEATDIFLAVAAGWR, encoded by the coding sequence GTGAGCTCGCGACGCGTCCCCCTCCGCCCTGCCATCAGCGCCCTCCCGGTCTACGTACCAGGAGCCCGACCCAAGGTGGGAGCAGCTGCCTACAAGCTCTCGTCGAACGAGAACCCGTACCCGCCCCTGCCGTCCGTGCTGGCTGCGATCATCGACGCCGCCTCGGACGTCAACCGCTACCCGGACATGTTCGCCACCGAGCTCACCGAGACGATCGGGGCCGAGCTGACCCAGACTCTCAGCCCCGAGGCGCACGACGCCAAGGGCGACATCACTGCGGCCCAGGTCGTCGTCGGCAACGGGTCGGTCGCCGTCCTCTCGCACGTCCTCGAGGCCGTCGTCGACGCCGGTGACGAGGTCGTCTACCCGTGGCGCTCGTTCGAGGCCTATCCCATCGTCGTGAGCGTCGCCGGCGGGATCTCCGTGCAGGTGCCGCTCGCTGAGCACGGGCGCCTCGACCTCGACGCCATGGCTGCGGCGGTCACCGAGCGGACCCGGGTCGTCATGGTCTGCACCCCGAACAACCCCACCGGCACGTCCGTCACGCAGACCGACCTCCTCGCGTTCCTCGCGAAGGTGCCCTCAGACGTCCTCGTCATCGTCGACGAGGCCTACCTCGAGTTCGTCCGGTCCGACGACGCGGTCGACGGCCTGGCAGCGCTCGCCGCGCACTCGAACGTCGTGGTGCTGCGGACGTTCTCCAAGGCCTACGGGCTCGCCGGCCTGCGGGTCGGCTACGCGGTCGCCCGTCCCCGGCTGGCTGCAGGCATCCGCGCAGCGTCCACACCCTTCGGCGTCTCCCACGTCGCTCAGCAGGCCGCGCTCGCCTCGATCCGCGCCAAGGACGAGCTCCTGCGCCGGGTCGACTCCCTCGTGGAGGAGCGGGCCCGGATGCTCGACGGACTGCGTGCCCAGGGCTGGGACCTGGTCGACACCGAGGCCAACTTCGTGTGGCTGCCGCTCGGCGAGCGGACCGCAGCCTGTGCGGTGGAGGCGTCGGACGCCGGTGTCATCGTGCGGCCTTTCGCCGGCGAGGGGATCCGTGTGAGCGTGGGCGAGACCGAGGCGACCGACATCTTCCTCGCCGTCGCTGCCGGGTGGCGCTGA
- a CDS encoding alpha-ketoacid dehydrogenase subunit beta: MTAQTTTPASTATQLPFAKAINAGLDAALAGDPKVLLMGEDIGPLGGVFRVTDGLQATYGEDRVVDTPLAESGIIGTAIGLALRGYRPVCEIQFDGFIFPGFDQITTQLAKMHYRSSGRLTVPVVIRVPYGGGIGAVEHHSESPEVLFAHTPGLRVVSPGSPQDAFVMIQEAIASPDPVLFFEPKGRYWEKGAVDLSTGPYASGGTSAQAPAEADAFDTLNKAVVARPGTDLTLVAYGATVATALKVAASAASEGTSIEVIDLRSISPLDTTTVVESVRRTHRCVVVHEAPTFLGSGAEIAARVTEQCFYELEAPVLRVGGFHTPYPVAKIEHEYLPGLDRVLDAVDRALAF, translated from the coding sequence ATGACCGCCCAGACCACCACGCCCGCGTCGACGGCCACGCAGCTGCCGTTCGCGAAGGCCATCAACGCGGGGCTCGACGCCGCGCTCGCGGGAGACCCGAAGGTCCTCCTCATGGGCGAGGACATCGGTCCCCTCGGTGGTGTCTTCCGTGTGACGGACGGCCTGCAGGCCACGTACGGCGAGGACCGTGTCGTCGACACCCCGCTCGCGGAGTCCGGCATAATCGGCACGGCGATCGGCCTCGCGCTGCGCGGCTACCGACCGGTGTGCGAGATCCAGTTCGACGGGTTCATCTTCCCCGGCTTCGACCAGATCACCACGCAGCTCGCAAAGATGCACTACCGCTCCAGCGGCCGCCTCACGGTGCCTGTCGTCATCCGTGTCCCGTACGGCGGCGGCATCGGTGCCGTCGAGCACCACAGCGAGAGCCCCGAGGTGCTCTTCGCGCACACACCCGGGCTCCGTGTCGTGTCTCCGGGCTCGCCCCAGGACGCGTTCGTCATGATCCAGGAGGCGATCGCCTCGCCGGACCCGGTGCTCTTCTTCGAGCCGAAGGGGCGCTACTGGGAGAAGGGCGCGGTGGACCTGTCCACCGGGCCGTACGCCTCAGGCGGGACGAGCGCGCAGGCGCCCGCGGAGGCGGACGCCTTCGACACGCTCAACAAGGCCGTCGTCGCGCGGCCGGGCACGGACCTCACCCTCGTCGCGTACGGCGCGACGGTCGCCACCGCGCTCAAGGTCGCAGCCTCTGCAGCGTCCGAGGGGACGAGCATCGAGGTCATCGACCTCCGGTCCATCTCGCCGCTGGACACCACCACCGTCGTGGAGTCCGTGCGCCGGACTCACCGCTGCGTCGTCGTCCACGAGGCCCCGACCTTTCTCGGGTCCGGCGCGGAGATCGCGGCGCGCGTCACCGAGCAGTGCTTCTACGAGCTCGAGGCGCCCGTCCTGCGCGTCGGCGGATTCCACACGCCGTACCCGGTCGCGAAGATCGAGCACGAGTACCTCCCCGGCCTGGACAGGGTGCTCGACGCCGTCGATCGAGCACTAGCGTTCTGA
- a CDS encoding dihydrolipoamide acetyltransferase family protein, which translates to MPTFERFNLPDAGEGLTEAEIVTWHVGVGDTVTVNQAIVEIETAKSLVELPSPYAGVVTEILQPIGTMVEVGVAIIVIDTDPTGAATAPSAPDGAEAGSTSESTAENVVANAGTTGSTDSAESGAVLVGYGIAAGSTTRRARRAQEPAAPATPAPAPATPARSVAPGRSPVQVAAETEPTPVKTPAPALAPVATVGAPSAAKIPVVQSVTQVAPRPGTLAVRAKPPVRKLARDMGVDLSSVHATGPGGIVTREDVLAYSAQAQPRTLATYIDDDTPWLASGQVSSDGRQTRVPVKSVRKRTAEAMVSSAFTAPHVTVFQTVDVTKTMRLVARLREDREFADVRVTPLLITAKALLVAVNRHPEVNASWDDTTQEIVYKHYINLGIAASTPRGLVVPNIKDAHRLGLKGLAQGIAALTATARAGKTSPSDMSDGTITITNVGVFGIDTGTPILNPGEAAILAFGAIREQPWVHKGKIKKRWVTQLALSVDHRLVDGALGARLLSDVAAVLQDPAHGLVWG; encoded by the coding sequence ATGCCGACCTTTGAGCGCTTCAACCTGCCGGATGCCGGCGAGGGCCTCACGGAGGCCGAGATCGTCACGTGGCACGTCGGCGTGGGGGACACCGTGACGGTGAACCAGGCGATCGTCGAGATCGAGACCGCCAAGTCGCTCGTCGAGCTGCCCTCTCCGTACGCGGGGGTCGTCACCGAGATCCTCCAGCCGATCGGCACGATGGTCGAGGTCGGTGTCGCCATCATCGTCATCGACACCGACCCGACGGGGGCCGCCACGGCGCCGAGCGCACCGGACGGAGCCGAGGCCGGGAGCACGTCTGAGAGCACGGCTGAGAACGTCGTCGCGAACGCCGGGACCACCGGTAGCACGGACAGCGCCGAGAGCGGCGCTGTGCTCGTCGGGTACGGGATCGCCGCGGGCAGCACCACGCGCCGTGCGCGTCGCGCCCAGGAACCTGCGGCGCCCGCCACGCCTGCGCCTGCGCCGGCCACACCGGCGCGGTCCGTCGCGCCCGGCCGATCGCCCGTGCAGGTCGCTGCCGAGACAGAGCCGACGCCGGTGAAGACGCCTGCGCCCGCGCTCGCACCCGTCGCGACCGTCGGTGCCCCGAGCGCCGCGAAGATCCCCGTGGTCCAGTCGGTCACGCAGGTCGCACCGCGGCCCGGCACGCTCGCCGTCCGCGCGAAGCCGCCGGTCCGCAAGCTGGCACGGGACATGGGCGTCGACCTCTCGAGCGTCCACGCGACCGGGCCGGGCGGGATCGTCACCCGCGAGGACGTCCTCGCCTACAGTGCGCAGGCCCAGCCGCGCACGCTGGCGACGTACATCGACGACGACACCCCGTGGCTCGCCTCCGGTCAGGTGTCCTCCGACGGTCGTCAGACGCGGGTCCCGGTGAAGAGCGTCCGCAAGCGCACGGCCGAGGCGATGGTCTCGAGCGCGTTCACCGCCCCGCACGTGACCGTGTTCCAGACCGTCGACGTGACGAAGACGATGCGCCTCGTGGCCCGGCTGCGCGAGGACCGCGAGTTCGCCGACGTGCGCGTCACGCCGCTCCTCATCACGGCCAAGGCGCTCCTCGTCGCGGTGAACCGCCACCCCGAGGTCAACGCGAGCTGGGACGACACGACTCAGGAGATCGTCTACAAGCACTACATCAACCTCGGCATCGCGGCATCGACCCCCCGTGGGCTCGTGGTCCCGAACATCAAGGACGCTCACCGCCTCGGGCTCAAGGGCCTCGCGCAGGGGATCGCGGCGCTCACCGCCACGGCCCGTGCCGGCAAGACGAGCCCGTCCGACATGTCCGACGGCACCATCACGATCACCAACGTCGGTGTCTTCGGGATCGACACCGGGACACCGATCCTCAACCCTGGCGAAGCGGCGATCCTCGCGTTCGGTGCCATCCGTGAGCAGCCGTGGGTGCACAAGGGCAAGATCAAGAAGCGCTGGGTCACGCAGCTCGCGCTGAGCGTCGACCACCGTCTCGTCGACGGAGCCCTCGGCGCCCGCCTGCTCTCCGACGTCGCCGCAGTCCTCCAGGACCCGGCCCACGGACTCGTCTGGGGCTGA
- the pdhA gene encoding pyruvate dehydrogenase (acetyl-transferring) E1 component subunit alpha, whose product MQSTQAPETTDDTPMQIVAPDGRRVTSERNAPYRARLAGLDDDDLRGFYRDMMLVRRFDTEATALQRQGELALYAPLLGQEAAQIGSGRALSPQDMAFPSYREHGVAYTRGVELPHLLQLFRGVDHGGWDSEAHRFHLYTLVIGSHTLHATGYAMGVQRDGLVGTGDTTQDTAVIAYFGDGATSQGDVSEALGFAAVNNAPVVLFCQNNQWAISVPTSKQSRVPLYRRGHGFGVPSVRVDGNDVLACYAATTEALERARTGGGPTFIEAVTYRMGAHTTSDDPTRYRTSAEEDYWRDRDPIDRLRILLRTEGLWDDEAEAALAVEADALGERVRTYVRGLGRPAASSMFDHVYATENSLVTEDRTWFADYEASFTDQGGAR is encoded by the coding sequence ATGCAGTCGACGCAGGCACCAGAGACCACCGACGACACCCCCATGCAGATCGTCGCACCAGACGGTCGTCGGGTCACGTCTGAGCGCAACGCTCCGTACCGGGCGCGCCTCGCCGGGCTCGACGACGACGACCTGCGCGGCTTTTACCGCGACATGATGCTCGTCCGCCGCTTCGACACCGAAGCCACAGCGCTCCAGCGGCAAGGAGAGCTCGCTCTCTACGCGCCCCTCCTCGGCCAGGAGGCCGCCCAGATCGGGTCAGGCCGCGCGCTGTCACCCCAGGACATGGCGTTCCCGTCGTACCGCGAGCACGGCGTGGCGTACACGCGCGGCGTCGAGCTCCCGCACCTCCTCCAGCTCTTCCGCGGCGTCGACCACGGCGGGTGGGACTCCGAGGCACACCGCTTCCACCTCTACACGCTCGTCATCGGCTCACACACCCTCCACGCGACCGGCTACGCCATGGGCGTGCAGCGCGACGGGCTCGTCGGCACCGGCGACACCACCCAGGACACCGCCGTCATCGCATACTTCGGCGACGGAGCCACCTCGCAGGGCGACGTGAGCGAAGCCCTCGGATTTGCCGCTGTGAACAACGCACCCGTGGTGCTGTTCTGCCAGAACAACCAGTGGGCCATCTCCGTACCGACCTCGAAGCAGTCCCGCGTCCCGCTCTACCGACGCGGCCACGGCTTCGGCGTGCCGAGCGTCCGCGTCGACGGCAACGACGTGCTCGCCTGCTACGCCGCGACGACCGAAGCGCTCGAGCGCGCCCGCACCGGCGGCGGCCCCACCTTCATCGAGGCCGTCACCTACCGGATGGGCGCACACACCACGTCCGACGACCCCACCCGCTACCGCACCTCCGCCGAAGAGGACTACTGGCGCGACCGCGACCCCATCGACCGCCTCCGCATCCTCCTGCGCACCGAAGGCCTCTGGGACGACGAGGCCGAAGCAGCGCTCGCCGTCGAGGCCGACGCGCTCGGCGAACGCGTCCGCACCTACGTCCGAGGCCTCGGACGCCCGGCGGCCTCGTCGATGTTCGACCACGTCTACGCGACCGAGAACTCGCTCGTCACGGAGGACCGCACCTGGTTCGCCGACTACGAGGCGTCCTTCACCGACCAGGGAGGCGCTCGATGA